DNA from Mesorhizobium sp. B2-1-1:
GGCGCGGCGCCTTCTGGGTGGCGAGCGGCGTTCCAGCCCTTGTCCTGTTCTCGATCGGCGGCATTGCCGGCACGACCGGGACGCTCGCTTTCCTGATCTGGACGGTGTCCATGGTCATGGGCTTCCTGCAATCCTTCACCTATGCCGAGATCGCCGGCCTGTTCCCGAACAAATCGGGCGGCGCCTCGATCTACGGCGCCACCGCCTGGCTGCGCTACTCCAAGTTCATCGCGCCCTTGTCGGTGTGGTGCAACTGGTTTGCCTGGTCGCCGGTGCTCTCGCTTGGCTGCTCGATCGCCGCCGCCTATATCCTCAATGCGCTGGCGCCGGTGCCGATCTTTACCGACACGTCGCCCGAGGTCGCCGCCTATATCGCGGCACATGCCGGAACGAGCGCCGGCGACGCCATTACCGCAGTGACCGCGGCGGCGACTCCGGCGATCCGCATGTGGTCGGCGTTCAGCCACACACTGGGTCCGGTGTCCTTCACCTTCAACGCCACCTTCTTCATCGGCGCCGTGCTGATGCTGATGATCTTCTCGATCCAGCATCGCGGTATCCTGGGCACCGCCAATGTGCAGAAATATATCGGCCTGCTGGTCATCGTCCCGATGCTGATCGTCGGCGTCGTGCCGATCTTCACCGGCCAGATCAACTGGGCCAATTTCTCGCCGCTGGTTCCCTTGGCCGCCGCCTATGCGCCAGAGCCCGGCGCCTGGAACATCGCCGGCTGGACGCTGGTGCTCGGCGGCATGTTCATCGCCGCCTGGTCGACCTACGGCTTCGAGACCGCCGTCTGCTACACCTCCGAGTTCAAGAACCCGGGCACCGATACCTTCAAGGCCATCTTCTATTCCGGCCTGCTCTGCATGCTGCTGTTCATCCTGGTGCCGTTCACCTTCCAGGGCGTGCTCGGCCTCAACGGCATGCTGGCGACGCCGATCGTCGACGGCTCAGGCGTGGCGGATGCTCTCGCCGGCATGGTCGGCGGCGGCGGACTTATCCACAGCCTGCTGGTGATGCTGATGATCCTGGCGCTGGTGCTGTGCATCATGACGGCTATGGCCGGCTCCTCGCGCACGCTCTACCAGGGCTCCGTCGACGGCTGGCTGCCGCGCTACCTCAGCCACGTCAACGAGCATGGCGCGCCGACGCGGGCGATGTGGACCGATCTGTGCTTCAACCTGATCGTGCTGGCGATCGCCTCGGCCGACGCGACAAGCTTCTTCTTCATCCTCGCCGTATCCAATTGCGGCTACATCATCTTCAACTTCCTCAACCTCAATGCCGGCTGGATCCATCGCATCGACAACGGCCATATCGCGCGGCCGTGGAAGGCCCCGAGCTGGCTGCTCGGCGTCGGAGCGATCTTCGCCTATGTCAACGCGATCTTCATGGGCGCCGGCGCCAAGGTGTGGAATCCGATGGCGCTGTGGGCCGGGCTGATCACCGCGGCGCTGATCATCCCGGTGTTCTGCTTCCGCCATTACATCCAGGACGGCGGCAAGTTCCCCGACCACATGCTGGCCGACCTCGGCATGGCGGGAGCGGACCTCTCGGTGAAAAAGGCGGGCATGCTGCCCTATCTGACGCTGGTCGCCGGCGTGGCGGTAATGCTGATCGCCAACTGGTTTTTCGTCATCTGATTTGCCTGACGGGCAAGCGGCCTTCGGCTCCGCAAGAACAGAAATTGGCCGGTCTCAAATGAGACCGGCCGATTTCGTTCATTCAGCCGCCAAAGCGAGTTGCGGCCTCTCGACGCCTTCGACGGTTTCTGGTTCGGGCGTCTGTTCGTCGGTCGGCACCTTCTTTCGCTCGCGGCCGAAGAACAGGGCGTAGCCGGCGGGCAGCACCAGGATGGTGAGCACGGTTGCAACCAGAATGCCGCCCATCATGGCGTAGGCGAGCGGCCCCCAGAATACGCCGCGCGAGATCGGGATCAGCGCCAGAACCGCGGTCATTGCCGTCAACACGATCGGCCGGAAACGGCGCACAGCCGAGCCGATGATCGCTTCGGAGCGTTCCATGCCTTTCGCGATGTCCTGGTCGATCTGGTCGACGAGGATGATGGAGTTTCGCATGATGATGCCGAGCAGCGCGATGACTCCGAGGATGGCGACGAAGCCGAACGGCGCGCCGCTGATCAAAAGGGCCGCGGCCGCACCGATGATGCCGAGCGGACCGGTGGCCAGCACCAGCATCGCCTTGCCGAAATGCTGCAGCTGGACCATCAGCAATATGACGATGACGGCCAGCATGATCGGCGCCTTGGCGGCGATGGAAGCCTGGCTTTCCGCCGAATCCTCGGCACCGCCCTGGATCTCGATCTTGTAGCCGGGCGCCAGGCCGTCGCGCAGGCCCTTCATGTCGTTGTACATCTTGGTGACGACGTCGTTGGACTGCACGCCGTCGGGCAAGGTCGCCCGCACGCTGATGGTCGGCAAGCGGTCGCGCCGCCACTCGACGCCTTGCTCCAGCACCGGCACAACCTTGGCCACCTGCGACAGCGGCACGAAGCCACCGAAATCGGTCGGGATGTAGATGGAATCGACCGAGGACAGCAGCGCGCGGCTGGCATCCGGCTCGCGGGCGACGATGGACACCGTTTCTTCGCCGTCGCGGAAGTCGCCCAGCGGCGCGCCGGACATGGACGCCTGCAGCATCTGGCGAATGCGCTGCGAGGTGACGCCCAGCGCGCGGGCGCGGTCCTGGTCGATGACCAGCTTCATCGCCGGCACAGGTTCCAGCCAGTCGTCATGGACGGCGCCGAGCAGCGGGTTGGCCTGGAATTTCGCCTTCACCTGGTCGGCAATGCGCCGCACTTCCTGGCGGTCCGGACCCATGACGCGCATCTGCACCGGCCAGCCTGTCGGCGGCCCGAGGAACAAGCGGTCGACCTTGCCGCGGATGGAGGGGAAGTCCTGCGCCAGGATGGTACGCAGCTTGACGATCAGCCGCTCGCGCGCCGGCTCGTCATTGGCCATCACAAGAAGCTGGGCGAAGTTCGGATTCCTGAGCTGCTGGTCCAGCGGCAGGAAGAAGCGCGGCGCGCCTTCA
Protein-coding regions in this window:
- a CDS encoding APC family permease, translated to MSTISTVLDQPAESKLLRHIDWRGAFWVASGVPALVLFSIGGIAGTTGTLAFLIWTVSMVMGFLQSFTYAEIAGLFPNKSGGASIYGATAWLRYSKFIAPLSVWCNWFAWSPVLSLGCSIAAAYILNALAPVPIFTDTSPEVAAYIAAHAGTSAGDAITAVTAAATPAIRMWSAFSHTLGPVSFTFNATFFIGAVLMLMIFSIQHRGILGTANVQKYIGLLVIVPMLIVGVVPIFTGQINWANFSPLVPLAAAYAPEPGAWNIAGWTLVLGGMFIAAWSTYGFETAVCYTSEFKNPGTDTFKAIFYSGLLCMLLFILVPFTFQGVLGLNGMLATPIVDGSGVADALAGMVGGGGLIHSLLVMLMILALVLCIMTAMAGSSRTLYQGSVDGWLPRYLSHVNEHGAPTRAMWTDLCFNLIVLAIASADATSFFFILAVSNCGYIIFNFLNLNAGWIHRIDNGHIARPWKAPSWLLGVGAIFAYVNAIFMGAGAKVWNPMALWAGLITAALIIPVFCFRHYIQDGGKFPDHMLADLGMAGADLSVKKAGMLPYLTLVAGVAVMLIANWFFVI